The proteins below are encoded in one region of Vicinamibacterales bacterium:
- a CDS encoding tyrosine-type recombinase/integrase — protein MPIIEFIDLTLKHLPIPPRPAKVDYWKKGCKRFGLRVSWSGQKSWVYQYRFRLRTHRITFGSYPEMKLAEANARAEQARIAIADGRDPAAEKYANDHAKTFADLCDEYMKRHAIPKKKTWKEDQRIIDRDLLPGWKHSAPSEITRSHVRAVVEAVYDRGAHVHANRVLALIRKMFNFAIEREWLEHNPCHQVKPPGGKERPRERVLNDEEIRQVWTAFDAEEPSVRALFKLRFLTAQRGGEVLSMRWADVDLDAGWWTIPAERAKNGLSHRVPLNPQAVTILKDLRDWQAERLPEINEGRAKKHLDAKEPSEWVFPSRWHEGKSLAWTRKATKRIRESCGVDFRPHDLRRTAASRMTSTGTPRLVLSKVLNHVEQGVTAVYDRHSYDAEKRKALTAWGRQLQHILKATKGATVVPFQARQAG, from the coding sequence ATGCCGATCATCGAGTTCATTGACCTCACCCTGAAGCACCTTCCCATTCCACCGCGCCCGGCCAAGGTTGATTACTGGAAGAAGGGCTGCAAGAGGTTCGGACTGCGCGTTTCGTGGTCCGGCCAGAAGTCGTGGGTCTACCAGTATCGCTTCCGCCTTCGGACACACCGAATCACGTTCGGTTCGTACCCGGAAATGAAGCTCGCTGAAGCCAATGCGCGTGCGGAGCAGGCACGTATAGCCATCGCCGATGGTCGTGATCCAGCGGCAGAGAAATACGCCAACGACCACGCCAAGACCTTCGCCGACCTGTGCGACGAGTACATGAAGCGGCATGCGATCCCGAAGAAGAAGACGTGGAAGGAAGACCAGCGGATCATCGACCGCGACCTGCTGCCAGGGTGGAAGCACTCCGCGCCATCCGAAATCACCCGGAGCCACGTCCGCGCCGTCGTCGAGGCCGTATACGACCGAGGTGCGCACGTCCACGCCAACCGCGTGCTGGCGTTGATCCGCAAGATGTTCAACTTCGCCATCGAGCGCGAGTGGCTTGAACACAACCCGTGCCACCAGGTGAAGCCTCCGGGCGGGAAGGAACGCCCTCGTGAGCGCGTGCTGAACGACGAAGAAATACGCCAGGTGTGGACGGCGTTCGACGCCGAGGAGCCTTCCGTCCGAGCGTTATTCAAGCTCCGATTCCTGACCGCCCAGCGGGGAGGCGAAGTGTTGAGCATGCGCTGGGCAGATGTCGATCTCGACGCGGGTTGGTGGACCATCCCTGCTGAACGCGCCAAGAACGGGCTATCTCACCGCGTGCCGCTGAATCCTCAAGCCGTGACGATCCTGAAGGACTTGAGGGATTGGCAGGCAGAGCGACTGCCCGAAATCAACGAAGGACGCGCAAAGAAGCACCTGGATGCGAAGGAGCCGAGCGAGTGGGTCTTCCCGTCCCGCTGGCACGAGGGAAAGTCGCTGGCCTGGACCAGAAAGGCCACGAAGCGAATCCGGGAATCATGCGGCGTTGACTTCCGCCCGCACGACCTGCGGCGCACTGCCGCAAGCCGAATGACCAGCACCGGTACACCACGCCTCGTCCTCTCGAAAGTGCTCAACCACGTCGAGCAAGGCGTCACGGCTGTCTACGACCGCCACTCTTATGACGCTGAGAAGCGCAAGGCGCTGACCGCATGGGGCCGACAGTTGCAACACATCCTGAAGGCGACCAAAGGCGCAACCGTGGTGCCGTTCCAGGCGAGACAAGCGGGCTAA